TATTTCTAATACCACCTTCTCCTATAGAGTTTCTTTGCAAGTGAATACCCTACCACAAAGCCACCTATGTGAGCAAACCAAGCAACTCCTCCAAAGCCAGCAAGAGGGAGCGTTATAAGTCCATTTATAATTTGAATGAGTATCCACAAACCTATAAAGAACACTGCAGGAAGCTCCATAAAGGTAAGGAAAAAGAGTATAGGAACTAAAGCAAGTATCCTTGCATGTGGGAACATCCACATATACGCACCAAGCACACCACTTATTGCACCACTGGCTCCCACCATGGGTATATTCGCTCCACCAAAGATAAAGCTAACAAACATTTGAATAAACGCTGCACCAAGACCTGAAATTATGTAAAAGAGAAGATATCTTAGCTTTCCTAATCTATCTTCCACGTTGTCTCCAAAGACCCACAAAAACCACATATTGCCTATTATGTGAAGCCAGCTTCCGTGGAGAAACATATGGGTCAGGAGCGTTTGTGGTCTTTCAAGGAGATTAGCGGGCACGAGTCCGTAGTGGTATATGAATAGGTTAAACTCCTCCTCAGAGAGGCTCACTTCGTAAAGCCACACAAGAGAGCAGATTAGTATTATGCTAAGATTTACTACAGGAAAGCTCCTGTGTGGGTTTAAGTCCCTTATGGGTATCATGCTAATAGTTTAAAATCTTTAATGTGTTGACTGCAAGAAATATAAGAAAGAGCTTTAAGAAAAGGGACATTCTAAAGGGTATAGACCTTGAGCTAAAAAGAGGTGAGATAGTGGGGCTTCTTGGTCCAAACGGTGCTGGCAAAACAACCCTATTTAACTGCCTTGTGGGGTTTCTACCAGTTGACGGCGGAAAGATTGAGCTTGAGGAAGAAGATATAACCCATATGCCAGCTCATGAAAGGGCAAGGAGAGGTATAACTTTCTTACCTCAGGAGCATACTCTTTTTGAAGACCTCACAGTTTTGGAAAACCTCCTTATATTCCTTGAGTTTTTTGAGGAGAGCAGAGAAGCACAGCTTGCAAGGGCGGAGGAGCTTCTGGTAGACTTTGGACTGTGGGAACTAAGAAATCAAAGAGCTGGCAGGTTATCTGGGGGTCAAAAGAGAAGACTTGAGGTAGCCAGGTCTCTCATACCAAAGCCAAAATACATATTTTTTGATGAACCTTTTACAGGTATTGACCCCATAATGATTGCGGACATAAGGTCAATAATACTTAGCCTAAAACAACAAAATATAGGCGTGCTTATAACAGACCACAATGTAAGGGAGACAATAAGGATGGTGGATAGAGTTTACATAATAAGCGAAGGCAGGATATTGGCTGAGGGTGAACCGCACGAAGTGAGTGAAAGAGAAGATGTAAGAGAGGTATACTTGGGTAAGGATTTTAGCTGGTAAGTTGATACAAAGCAGTGTTTAAAACCTTAAAAAGCCTATAATAGAGAAGTATGGAGAAAAGGCTTATTGTAAGCGACATAAATCTAAGGGAAGATAGGCTTCCACCCGGTCAAAGGTGGATATCCGCACCCATAGTCTACGATATAGTAGATGAAATTCCTCAATGGGACATAGAGCAATATCGCTTTAGGGTCTTTGGGCTCGTAGAAAATCCTTTAGAGTTTAGTTATGAGGAAATTCTTAGTCTTCCCTCTGTGGAGCTGGTGGCGGACTTTCATTGTGTGACTCGTTGGAGTGTAAAGGAGATAAGATGGGAAGGTGTGCAGACCTCCTATATACTAAACCTTGCAAAACCAAAACCCCAAGCCAAGTATGTTATGGTTCACTGCCTTGAGGGATACACCACTAACCTACCCCTTGAATATCTCTACGAAGAAGACAGCATACTGGCATACAAGATGTATGGAAAACCCATACCACTAAGACATGGCTACCCTCTTAGGCTTGTAGTTCCAAAGCTATACGCATGGAAGAGTGCCAAGTATGTCTGGGGTATAGAGCTTTTACAAGAAGATGTCCCTGGCTTTTGGGAGCAGAGGGGATACAATATGAGGGGAGACCCATGGAAGGAGGAGCGTTATTGGTAAGGTTAAACAAATACCTTTCCATGTGCGGGGTTGCCTCAAGGAGGAAGGCGGACCAGCTTATACTTGAGGGCAAGGTTAAAGTAAACGGTCTTGTTGTAAAGGAACTTGGATGGAAAATAGACCCAGAAAGGGATGTGGTGGAGGTTGATGGGAAAGAGGTAAAACCATCAAGACGCAGATATATAATCCTACATAAGCCTTGTTGTTATCTTACTTCACTTGGCAATGCTCAGGATGGCAAAAAAACCATAAAGGAGCTTATCAAGGATATTCCAGAAAGGGTTTACCCAGCAGGAAGGCTTGACTACAACGCAGAGGGGCTTCTTATACTTACCAACGACGGCGAGCTTGCAAACAGGATAATGCATCCAAGATACAAACTTCCAAAGGTTTATTTAGTCTGGACCTCTGGAAAAGTAAGCAAAGAAACCCTTGAAGCTATGAGAAGGGGTGCGAACCTTGAAGACGGCTTTGCCAAACCAGACAGCGTAAAGTTGATAAAGCATCTAAGGGATGCAAGTCTTTTAGAGATAGTCTTTCACGAAGGTAGAAAGCACATAGTCAAGAGGTTTGTATCTCATTTTGGACACAAGGTATTGAGGCTAAAAAGAGTAGCCATCGGTCCAATAAAACTGGGAAACCTAAAACCAGGACAGTGGAGAGATATGACAAAAGAGGAAATAGATAGCCTACGCAAAGCCCTACACATTAAGCCTGTAGGGAGGAGGTAGACATGGAAAATATCCTAAAACTGGCTACTCTTTTTCTCCTTTTGTTTTTTGGATTTATGCTTAGTTTGAGGCTTTATGCAAACCTAAGGAGCAAAAAGATGCAAGGCAGAAAAATTGACCTTATCACAGATGGAGTGGTTTACTTCTACTCTGAGAGGTGTGGAGCTTGTAAGCTTATGAAGCCCGAAATAGAAAGGCTCAAGGAAAAGATAAAAGTTCTGGAGTTTGACGTGGGGAAACCCGAGGGTTTCCAGAAGGCTCAAGAGTTAGGTATAGTGGCAACACCCACTACCCTTGTGGTTAAAGATGGTATAATTAAGAAGGCTTTTGTAGGTGTTGTAAAGCATCAAAGAATACTTCAGGAGGTGTAGGCTATGCAGTTCTTTCTTGACACAGGGATGGTGGATGAGATAAAGCAAGCCATTGATTGGGGCATACTTGACGGAGTAACTACAAATCCAAGCCTTATAGCCAAGACAGGAAGACCCTTCTTGGAGGTGGTAAAGGAAATACTAAGCCTTGTAGATGGTCCTGTTAGCTTAGAGACGGTCTCAAGGGATGCGGACGGTATGATAAAAGAAGGAAGGATGTTGGCAGAGCTTGGAGACAACGTGGTGGTAAAAATACCCATGACTCCTGAAGGTATAAAGGCGGTCCAAGTCTTAGAATCTGAGGGTATACCTACAAATGTTACCCTTATATTCTCTCCTGCTCAAGCCCTTATAGCAGCAAAGGCAGGAGCAAGTT
The window above is part of the Aquificaceae bacterium genome. Proteins encoded here:
- the lptB gene encoding LPS export ABC transporter ATP-binding protein, encoding MLTARNIRKSFKKRDILKGIDLELKRGEIVGLLGPNGAGKTTLFNCLVGFLPVDGGKIELEEEDITHMPAHERARRGITFLPQEHTLFEDLTVLENLLIFLEFFEESREAQLARAEELLVDFGLWELRNQRAGRLSGGQKRRLEVARSLIPKPKYIFFDEPFTGIDPIMIADIRSIILSLKQQNIGVLITDHNVRETIRMVDRVYIISEGRILAEGEPHEVSEREDVREVYLGKDFSW
- the fsa gene encoding fructose-6-phosphate aldolase, whose protein sequence is MQFFLDTGMVDEIKQAIDWGILDGVTTNPSLIAKTGRPFLEVVKEILSLVDGPVSLETVSRDADGMIKEGRMLAELGDNVVVKIPMTPEGIKAVQVLESEGIPTNVTLIFSPAQALIAAKAGASFVSPFVGRIDDISGDGMKLIREIKQIFDNYGIEDTQIIVASVRHPMHVVEAALIGADICTMPFEVMKKLFHHPLTDKGIELFLKDWEKVPGRPF
- a CDS encoding pseudouridine synthase, with translation MEGGALLVRLNKYLSMCGVASRRKADQLILEGKVKVNGLVVKELGWKIDPERDVVEVDGKEVKPSRRRYIILHKPCCYLTSLGNAQDGKKTIKELIKDIPERVYPAGRLDYNAEGLLILTNDGELANRIMHPRYKLPKVYLVWTSGKVSKETLEAMRRGANLEDGFAKPDSVKLIKHLRDASLLEIVFHEGRKHIVKRFVSHFGHKVLRLKRVAIGPIKLGNLKPGQWRDMTKEEIDSLRKALHIKPVGRR
- a CDS encoding sulfite oxidase-like oxidoreductase, coding for MEKRLIVSDINLREDRLPPGQRWISAPIVYDIVDEIPQWDIEQYRFRVFGLVENPLEFSYEEILSLPSVELVADFHCVTRWSVKEIRWEGVQTSYILNLAKPKPQAKYVMVHCLEGYTTNLPLEYLYEEDSILAYKMYGKPIPLRHGYPLRLVVPKLYAWKSAKYVWGIELLQEDVPGFWEQRGYNMRGDPWKEERYW
- a CDS encoding thioredoxin family protein encodes the protein MENILKLATLFLLLFFGFMLSLRLYANLRSKKMQGRKIDLITDGVVYFYSERCGACKLMKPEIERLKEKIKVLEFDVGKPEGFQKAQELGIVATPTTLVVKDGIIKKAFVGVVKHQRILQEV
- a CDS encoding rhomboid family intramembrane serine protease, whose amino-acid sequence is MIPIRDLNPHRSFPVVNLSIILICSLVWLYEVSLSEEEFNLFIYHYGLVPANLLERPQTLLTHMFLHGSWLHIIGNMWFLWVFGDNVEDRLGKLRYLLFYIISGLGAAFIQMFVSFIFGGANIPMVGASGAISGVLGAYMWMFPHARILALVPILFFLTFMELPAVFFIGLWILIQIINGLITLPLAGFGGVAWFAHIGGFVVGYSLAKKLYRRRWY